TCGTATCCTGGCCCGTGGAATATGGCAACCATCGGAAACCGGCCGCTCGTGTGTCCGTTGCTCTGGACGTAGGTTCCAGACCCGGACGCCGACTCGAACACCGCCGATTTCTTGCTGATAGAGCTTTCCACGTCCTCGAAATCGAACGTGATTTTTTGCCCCTTCGGCGACTTGTAGACAGCCTTTTGAGGGGTCAAAACGGGCGTTCCGTCGAATGAAGTCTGAAAAAGCCGGCTGAAATCGAAAAAACGGCCCATTAACGCACCGCCCCCGTGTGGGCCAGCTTAAAAGCCCTGCCCGACTTGCCACGGGTGACCCTAGCTCGGCCGGTCTCATCCTTCAGAGTGACCTCGACAACCTCTCTCGTTTCCTTCGAGGAAGACATCACCGGGGCGTCCTCCCATGGAGCCACGTCTGAATAAGAAGACTCATCTTTGTACCTTGAGATGTTGGCTTGGGCGTTCTTGACCGCCCATGCACTTTCAAGTTTCCGCTTCTTTTCTTCGAGGTCTCCGATGTATCCACCGCCGCTAAAACCGCCGAAAAGAGATCCAACCCCCATTCCGCCGCGAGACATCGCCTCTCGGTTTATGTCGGAAACAGCCTTTTTTTCAATAGCGATGAGTTTCTTTGCTCCCGCAACATCCTTTGAGAGCTGGCCAGCGGACCTCTTGGAAATATCCCTCTTCATCGTATCGTCGAGGTCTTGCCGAAGGCGCTTAGCCTCTATTTGGGCGTCCTGGAGCGGCTTGATAACCTGATTGTATATCACAGTGCCGATCATCCACCCGGCAACGGCCGCTCCGCCTACAAGCCCAACCTTGGCAAGCATGGACGAAAGACCGCCCGCGGCCGCCGTGGATACTCCGATTTGAGCCGGTAACTGTGTCCCCAAGAACGAAGCAAGAGGCTTCAGTTTTCCGACATACCCGGCTGCAGTCACCGCCATGTTGAAAGCACTTGTCGCGACCGATGCCACCTTCACCGCCGCCGAAATCCCGTAGAAAGTCGCGATCAATATGCCGATCTTCGGCGCCCAGTAGGCGATTCTTTCAAGCCATTTCGGAATTTCCTTGACAAACTCGTTAATCTTCGTCCGGATAAGCTCCTTGTTGGCGACGACCCAAACCTTCATCTTTTCGCCCGCCTTGATGGCCCAATCGACAAGATCCTTGACCGTCGGCGCAAGCTCGGCTCCGATGTCCGCCGCTGTCAGTGATACGACATCTCTCAACGTCGACAAGAGCCCCGTCAGGGTCTTCGAGGCGATGTCCATGCCCTTGTAGAAGATGCCGCCCTTGCCGGTCATGCGCTCGAACGCCTTGGTCAAGTCTCCCGTGCCGATTTTGCCCTTTCGAACCATGTCCAGCACTTGGGCCGTGGTGACACCGTACATGTCGCCAAGCTCTTTGATGATAGGGACGCCTTTCTCGCCGATGATGTTCAACGACTCCATGTCGACCTTGCCCTTGAGCATGGCCTTTGTGAACCCGAAGGCAATACCGTGCATTTTTTCGGCATTTCCGCCCGCGGTGTCACCCATCATGCGGAGAGTACCGATCACCTTTTGGATGTCGCCACCCATGACCGGGAGCAATGTTTGAGCCACACCGGCCAAATTTTCGAACTCGAAAGGCGTGGTTGCCGCGGTATCGTTCAACGCCGCGACAAGCTCCTTAGCTCTCTCCACCGAACCCATGAGCGGGGTGAAATTCGCTTGGGCGTCCTCCACCTTCGAGAACTGTTTCATCACCCAACCGACGGCGCCCCCCAGCGCCACGGCCCCAGCACTCGC
This bacterium DNA region includes the following protein-coding sequences:
- a CDS encoding tape measure protein, whose translation is MAKDFPVKTTFTAVDKMSQVLGRMQNRVQAFSAKAAMSMRHLDRTLSRAREGLTRGLKTGFYIASAGAVALGGAVGWVMKQFSKVEDAQANFTPLMGSVERAKELVAALNDTAATTPFEFENLAGVAQTLLPVMGGDIQKVIGTLRMMGDTAGGNAEKMHGIAFGFTKAMLKGKVDMESLNIIGEKGVPIIKELGDMYGVTTAQVLDMVRKGKIGTGDLTKAFERMTGKGGIFYKGMDIASKTLTGLLSTLRDVVSLTAADIGAELAPTVKDLVDWAIKAGEKMKVWVVANKELIRTKINEFVKEIPKWLERIAYWAPKIGILIATFYGISAAVKVASVATSAFNMAVTAAGYVGKLKPLASFLGTQLPAQIGVSTAAAGGLSSMLAKVGLVGGAAVAGWMIGTVIYNQVIKPLQDAQIEAKRLRQDLDDTMKRDISKRSAGQLSKDVAGAKKLIAIEKKAVSDINREAMSRGGMGVGSLFGGFSGGGYIGDLEEKKRKLESAWAVKNAQANISRYKDESSYSDVAPWEDAPVMSSSKETREVVEVTLKDETGRARVTRGKSGRAFKLAHTGAVR